A single region of the Acanthopagrus latus isolate v.2019 chromosome 11, fAcaLat1.1, whole genome shotgun sequence genome encodes:
- the LOC119028873 gene encoding complement factor H-like: MRAFSPFCSLWLFILWMNTEKSFQQNAMKCRLTLPPLEGTSYEPVYRNVFSPDEQVTVTCGEKYWITSPRHTSAVTTCTDSGEWTIRPVCKEVTCSNTREQHVYSWNVYWGQKMILGDTARYRCRANYKSPDGSYMATCTRDGWRPNPLCQANHCPVIHVNDNVQVNGSLERAAHGNVVRFSCKSNTDILFGPTEIYCNESGLWSGDAPKCQAIKCEAPKIENGIVHGNIREYDEHEVLHFDCIDKYKRTEERPSKCIKIGMRAEWSPTPMCESMKCRLTLPPLEGTSYEPVYRNVFSPDEQVTVTCGEKYWITSPRHTSAVTTCTDSGEWTIRPVCKEVTCSNRRPQHVYSWNVYWGQKMILYDTARYRCRANYKSPDGSYMATCTRDGWRPNPLCQAHHCPVIHVNDNVQVNGSLERAAHGNVVRFSCKSNTDILFGPTEIYCNESGLWSGDAPKCQAIKCEAPKIENGIVHGNIREYDEHEVLHFGCLGKYKRTEERPSKCIKIGTRAEWSPTPMCESIKCRLTLPPLEGTSYEPVYRNVFSPDEQVTVTCGEKYWITSPLHTSAVTTCADYGEWTIRPVCKEVTCSNQRPQHVYSWNVYWGQKMILYDTARYRCRANYKSPDGSYMATCTRDGWRPNPLCQEITCEREDIPHANIVNPKLRYTNNQRADYECEEGYKGRPTRTCGEYGWTGDSQCTGEK, from the exons ATGAGAGCATTTTCACCATTTTGCAGTCTTTGGCTCTTTATCCTCTGGATGAACACAGAGAAATCTTTTCAACAGAACG CCATGAAATGTAGACTGACACTGCCGCCACTTGAAGGAACCAGCTATGAACCtgtttacagaaatgtgttttcacctgaTGAACAAGTTACTGTCACTTGTGGAGAGAAGTACTGGATTACTAGCCCTCGGCACACCTCAGCAGTAACTACATGCACTGACAGTGGAGAATGGACTATCAGACCTGTAtgcaaag AGGTTACATGCAGCAATACACGCGAGCAACATGTGTATTCTTGGAATGTCTACTGGGGGCAAAAAATGATACTTGGTGATACTGCAAGATACAGGTGTAGGGCAAACTACAAGAGCCCAGATGGCAGCTACATGGCCACATGCACCAGAGATGGGTGGAGACCAAATCCACTTTGTCAAG CTAATCATTGCCCAGTGATTCATGTCAACGATAACGTCCAGGTGAATGGGAGCCTAGAGAGAGCAGCCCATGGCAATGTAGTTCGCTTTAGCTGCAAATCTAACACCGACATCCTGTTCGGGCCAACGGAGATCTATTGTAATGAAAGTGGATTGTGGAGTGGCGATGCTCCAAAATGCCAAG CAATAAAATGCGAAGcacccaaaattgaaaatggTATTGTGCATGGAAATATCCGTGAGTACGACGAACATGAAGTTCTGCATTTTGATTGCATTGACAAATACAAACGCACTGAAGAGAGACCttcaaaatgcataaaaatcGGAATGAGAGCAGAGTGGAGCCCAACGCCTATGTGTGAAT CCATGAAATGTAGACTGACACTGCCGCCACTTGAAGGAACCAGCTATGAACCtgtttacagaaatgtgttttcacctgaTGAACAAGTTACTGTCACTTGTGGAGAGAAGTACTGGATTACTAGCCCTCGGCACACCTCAGCAGTAACTACATGCACTGACAGTGGAGAATGGACTATCAGACCTGTATGCAAAG AGGTTACATGCAGCAATCGACGCCCGCAACATGTGTATTCTTGGAATGTCTACTGGGGGCAAAAAATGATACTTTATGATACTGCAAGATACAGGTGTAGGGCAAACTACAAGAGCCCAGATGGCAGCTACATGGCCACATGCACCAGAGATGGGTGGAGACCAAATCCACTTTGTCAAG CTCATCATTGCCCAGTGATTCATGTCAACGATAACGTCCAGGTGAATGGGAGCCTAGAGAGAGCAGCCCATGGCAATGTAGTTCGCTTTAGCTGCAAATCTAACACCGACATCCTGTTCGGGCCAACAGAGATCTATTGTAATGAAAGTGGATTGTGGAGTGGCGACGCTCCAAAATGCCAAG CAATAAAATGCGAAGcacccaaaattgaaaatggTATTGTGCATGGAAATATCCGTGAGTACGACGAACATGAAGTTCTGCATTTTGGTTGCCTTGGCAAATACAAACGCACTGAAGAGAGACCttcaaaatgcataaaaattGGAACGAGAGCAGAGTGGAGCCCAACGCCTATGTGTGAAT CCATAAAATGTAGACTGACACTGCCGCCACTTGAAGGAACCAGCTATGAACCtgtttacagaaatgtgttttcacctgaTGAACAAGTTACTGTCACTTGTGGAGAGAAGTACTGGATTACTAGCCCTCTGCACACCTCAGCAGTAACTACATGTGCTGACTATGGAGAATGGACTATCAGACCTGTAtgcaaag AGGTTACATGCAGCAATCAACGCCCACAACATGTGTATTCTTGGAATGTCTACTGGGGGCAAAAAATGATACTTTATGATACTGCAAGATACAGGTGTAGGGCAAACTACAAGAGCCCAGATGGCAGCTACATGGCCACATGCACCAGAGATGGGTGGAGACCAAATCCACTTTGTCAAG aaataactTGTGAAAGAGAGGATATCCCGCATGCAAATATTGTCAACCCCAAGTTGAGATACACAAACAATCAACGGGCCGATTATGAGTGCGAGGAAGGTTATAAAGGACGTCCTACTCGAACCTGTGGGGAATATGGTTGGACCGGGGATTCACAGTGTACAG GCGAGAAATAA